A section of the Anabaena cylindrica PCC 7122 genome encodes:
- the cimA gene encoding citramalate synthase has translation MTTTPSNQLWLYDTTLRDGTQREGLSVSIEDKLRIAHRLDELGIPFIEGGWPGANPKDVQFFWQLQENPLKQAEVVPFCSTRRPHTKAVDEPMLQAILAAGTRWVTIFGKSWDLHVTAGLKTSLEENLAMITDTIEYLRSQGRRVIYDAEHWFDGYKQNPNYALQTLKAAVTTGAEWLVLCDTNGGTLPHEVSQIVKDVVQEIGNREQGTGETLTQSPIPQIGIHTHNDSEMAVANALAAVMAGAKMVQGTINGYGERCGNANLCSLIPNLQLKLGYSCIGGHQLNQLTEASRFVSEVVNLAPDEHAPFVGRSAFAHKGGIHVSAVERNPLTYEHIQPEQVGNLRRIVISEQSGLSNVLAKARTFGIELDKENPQARQILQRMKDLESEGYQFEAAEASFILLMYEALGRREQFFEVKGFQVHCDLVEGKEPTNSLATIKVAVNGNNILEAAEGNGPVAALDAALRKALVNFYPHIAAFELTDYKVRILNGHTGTAAKTRALVESGNGQQRWTTVGVSTNILEASYQAVVEGLEYGLLLHFQAEKALKL, from the coding sequence ATGACCACAACTCCCTCAAATCAACTTTGGCTCTATGACACTACTCTCCGGGACGGGACTCAACGGGAAGGATTATCAGTGTCCATAGAAGATAAGTTACGCATTGCTCACAGACTCGATGAATTAGGGATTCCGTTTATTGAAGGCGGTTGGCCAGGAGCAAATCCCAAAGATGTACAATTTTTCTGGCAACTCCAAGAAAATCCGCTCAAACAAGCAGAAGTTGTTCCTTTTTGCTCTACTCGTCGCCCCCATACTAAAGCAGTAGATGAACCAATGCTGCAAGCGATTCTAGCAGCAGGTACGCGCTGGGTGACAATTTTTGGTAAATCCTGGGATTTACACGTCACAGCCGGACTCAAGACCAGTTTAGAAGAAAATTTAGCCATGATTACTGACACAATTGAGTACTTGCGTTCTCAAGGACGGCGTGTCATCTATGATGCTGAACATTGGTTTGATGGCTACAAACAAAATCCTAATTATGCTTTACAGACACTAAAAGCGGCAGTAACCACAGGGGCGGAATGGTTAGTTTTATGTGATACCAATGGCGGGACTTTACCTCATGAAGTTTCTCAAATTGTTAAAGATGTAGTTCAGGAAATAGGGAACAGGGAACAGGGAACAGGAGAAACTCTTACTCAATCACCAATTCCTCAAATCGGCATTCATACTCATAATGATTCAGAGATGGCTGTAGCTAATGCCCTAGCAGCAGTAATGGCTGGGGCGAAGATGGTACAAGGTACAATCAACGGCTATGGTGAACGCTGCGGTAATGCTAACCTGTGTTCTCTGATTCCCAATTTACAACTAAAGCTTGGTTATAGCTGTATCGGTGGACACCAGCTAAATCAACTTACAGAAGCTAGTCGCTTTGTCAGCGAAGTTGTAAATCTCGCGCCTGATGAACACGCGCCTTTTGTGGGACGTTCTGCTTTTGCTCATAAAGGTGGTATTCATGTATCAGCAGTAGAACGTAACCCTTTGACTTATGAGCATATTCAGCCAGAACAGGTGGGGAACCTGCGCCGAATTGTTATTTCTGAACAGTCTGGACTTAGTAATGTGTTAGCGAAAGCTCGGACTTTTGGTATTGAATTAGATAAGGAAAATCCCCAAGCCCGGCAAATTCTCCAACGCATGAAGGATTTGGAGAGTGAAGGATATCAATTTGAAGCCGCAGAGGCGAGTTTTATCTTACTGATGTATGAAGCTTTGGGTCGGCGTGAGCAGTTTTTTGAAGTTAAAGGTTTTCAAGTCCACTGTGATTTGGTTGAGGGGAAAGAACCGACCAATTCTTTGGCAACAATTAAAGTAGCTGTTAACGGTAATAATATTCTGGAAGCAGCGGAAGGTAATGGACCGGTAGCGGCTTTGGATGCAGCTTTACGCAAAGCATTGGTCAACTTTTACCCCCATATTGCTGCTTTTGAGTTGACAGATTATAAAGTCAGAATTCTCAATGGACATACAGGGACAGCAGCTAAAACCCGCGCTTTAGTAGAATCGGGAAACGGTCAACAACGTTGGACAACTGTAGGAGTTTCTACGAATATTTTGGAAGCTTCTTATCAAGCTGTAGTTGAAGGTTTGGAATATGGTTTGTTATTACATTTCCAAGCAGAAAAGGCGTTGAAACTTTAG
- a CDS encoding HhoA/HhoB/HtrA family serine endopeptidase, with product MQIPKLPRSIRQLTTHAIAIFMGVMLTVTSLQVLPSQAEPAPDSVVSQKLSPAVAAVGSSSFVTAAVNRVGSAVVRIDTERTITRRVEPIMEDPFLRRFFGDGFPQQLPTEQLRGLGSGFILDKSGLILTNAHVVDQADKVTVRLKDGRTFEGTVKGIDEVTDLAVVKINAGNDLPVAPLGSSNNVQVGDWAIAVGNPLGFDNTVTLGIVSTLKRSSAQVGISDKRLDFIQTDAAINPGNSGGPLLNGEGEVIGINTAIRADAMGIGFAIPIDKAKAIALQLQRDGKVAHPYLGVQMITLTPQLAKTNNSDPNSMFEIPEVKGVLVMRVVPNSPAANAGIRRGDVIVQIDGQSITNAEQLQGVVEDSNLGQLLQVKVQRGNQTQLLSVRTAELKDIS from the coding sequence ATGCAAATTCCCAAACTACCCCGGTCTATACGCCAACTCACTACCCATGCAATCGCAATTTTTATGGGAGTGATGCTGACTGTTACCTCTTTACAAGTGTTACCATCTCAGGCTGAACCTGCACCAGATTCTGTAGTTTCTCAAAAGCTATCTCCGGCTGTTGCGGCTGTTGGTAGTAGTAGTTTTGTCACGGCTGCGGTGAATCGGGTGGGGTCGGCTGTGGTCAGAATTGATACAGAGCGAACAATTACCCGCCGTGTTGAGCCGATAATGGAAGATCCTTTTTTACGGAGGTTTTTTGGTGATGGCTTCCCTCAACAGTTACCAACTGAGCAGTTACGCGGTTTAGGTTCTGGGTTTATTCTTGATAAGAGTGGTTTAATTCTGACTAATGCCCATGTGGTAGATCAAGCTGATAAAGTGACAGTCCGCCTTAAAGATGGCCGCACATTTGAAGGAACGGTAAAGGGCATTGATGAAGTAACTGATTTAGCAGTTGTCAAGATTAATGCTGGTAATGATTTGCCTGTTGCACCTTTGGGTTCTTCTAATAATGTACAGGTGGGAGATTGGGCGATCGCAGTTGGGAATCCTTTAGGATTTGATAATACCGTTACATTGGGCATTGTCAGCACTCTCAAACGTTCTAGCGCCCAAGTAGGAATTAGCGATAAACGCTTAGATTTCATTCAAACTGACGCTGCAATTAACCCTGGTAACTCTGGGGGACCCTTATTAAATGGTGAAGGTGAAGTAATTGGGATTAATACAGCGATTCGTGCAGATGCTATGGGGATTGGGTTTGCGATTCCTATTGATAAAGCTAAAGCGATCGCACTTCAATTGCAACGAGATGGAAAAGTTGCTCATCCCTATTTAGGTGTACAGATGATCACCTTAACACCCCAACTAGCCAAAACAAATAACAGTGATCCCAACTCCATGTTTGAGATTCCTGAAGTCAAAGGCGTTTTAGTCATGCGGGTTGTTCCCAATTCCCCAGCTGCAAATGCAGGTATCCGTCGTGGAGATGTAATTGTGCAGATTGATGGTCAATCAATCACCAATGCAGAACAGTTGCAAGGAGTAGTGGAAGATAGTAACCTTGGTCAACTATTGCAGGTGAAAGTACAACGAGGTAATCAAACACAGTTGCTTTCAGTCCGCACCGCTGAACTAAAAGATATTTCTTGA
- a CDS encoding metal-sensing transcriptional repressor — MNGSNQLADESLPSQPAEHTHHHDLNHQHTDHTPGHTDSVHPHVHSEESLRRIINRLSRIEGHVRGIKTMVQQNTPCPDVLLQIAAVRGAIDKVARIVLDEHLTECIARASKNGNIDVEIEQLKAALDRFLP; from the coding sequence ATGAATGGATCAAACCAATTAGCTGACGAATCCTTGCCTTCTCAACCAGCAGAACACACACACCATCACGATCTCAACCACCAACATACAGATCATACTCCTGGGCATACTGATTCCGTTCATCCCCACGTCCATAGTGAAGAATCTTTGCGGCGAATTATCAACCGACTATCGCGTATAGAAGGACACGTTCGCGGAATTAAGACAATGGTGCAGCAAAATACCCCTTGTCCTGATGTTTTATTACAAATTGCCGCTGTCAGAGGTGCTATAGATAAAGTAGCCCGCATCGTTTTGGATGAACATTTAACTGAATGTATTGCTAGAGCTTCCAAAAATGGCAATATTGATGTAGAAATTGAACAACTCAAAGCAGCTTTAGATCGGTTTTTGCCTTAG
- the menH gene encoding 2-succinyl-6-hydroxy-2,4-cyclohexadiene-1-carboxylate synthase, with protein sequence MTLKNYQFHCSLQGNSQKPLILFLHGFMGDIEEFDEVIKLLGEDFYYLTIDLPGHGKTQVLGGDEYYKMEPTAQALIKLLDKLEIIKCFLVGYSMGGRLGLYLMLHFPERFFKVVLESVSPGLETGAERLARIKGDSQIAKKITRMVNKNELKIFLNNWYSQAIFGDIKTHQLYEQMLIKRLDNNPLELAKSLRFMGTGYQPSLWDKMQENKIPVLLLVGKYDEKFITINTAMAYRCGNAQLKIIKKAGHNIHLENTLAFVKTIRDFLI encoded by the coding sequence ATGACGCTGAAAAATTATCAATTTCACTGTTCTTTGCAAGGTAATTCCCAAAAACCATTAATTCTTTTTCTACATGGCTTCATGGGTGACATTGAAGAATTTGATGAAGTCATAAAATTACTAGGGGAAGATTTTTATTATCTCACAATTGACCTACCTGGACATGGTAAAACTCAAGTTTTAGGAGGTGATGAATACTATAAAATGGAACCTACTGCTCAAGCTCTAATCAAGTTATTGGATAAATTAGAAATAATAAAATGCTTTTTAGTCGGTTATTCAATGGGAGGAAGATTAGGCTTATATCTTATGCTTCATTTTCCTGAACGTTTTTTTAAAGTTGTACTAGAGTCAGTTTCCCCAGGTTTAGAAACAGGAGCAGAAAGATTAGCCAGAATTAAAGGTGATTCCCAAATTGCTAAAAAAATTACCAGAATGGTCAATAAAAATGAATTGAAGATATTTTTAAATAATTGGTATAGTCAAGCAATTTTTGGTGATATTAAAACTCATCAATTATATGAACAAATGCTAATAAAAAGATTAGATAATAATCCTCTAGAACTGGCAAAATCATTGCGATTTATGGGAACTGGATACCAACCTTCTTTATGGGACAAGATGCAAGAAAATAAAATACCTGTGCTTTTGCTAGTCGGAAAATATGATGAAAAATTTATCACTATTAATACAGCAATGGCTTATAGATGTGGAAATGCCCAACTAAAAATTATTAAAAAAGCTGGACATAATATTCATCTAGAAAATACATTGGCATTTGTGAAAACTATCCGGGATTTTCTGATCTAG
- a CDS encoding glycoside hydrolase family 24 protein, whose product MLRSPTLKGFELKGVEKLIAPLAALLGFVYLLQWYIGGNLRSSSDPVFERKQPPLVMQDGDPYIRALMRTISTSEANSNRPYSLLYGGKQVNDLSRHPEICVTIVTGPNTGNCSTAAGRYQIINTTWYQIAPRYHPKPTQLMLWSSYSFEPEYQDVVVYRWLNDSRVWGTDISQLLRQKKLDEVLKRLSPTWTSLGYGIETNSNTRFLPQVYRKLLQEELK is encoded by the coding sequence ATTTTAAGGAGTCCAACTCTGAAAGGCTTTGAACTCAAAGGCGTAGAAAAACTGATTGCCCCCCTAGCGGCACTGCTCGGTTTTGTATATTTATTACAGTGGTATATTGGGGGAAATTTGCGTTCCTCTTCAGATCCAGTGTTTGAGCGCAAACAACCTCCCTTAGTCATGCAAGACGGAGATCCTTACATCCGGGCTTTGATGCGAACTATTTCCACAAGTGAAGCAAACAGTAACCGTCCCTACTCTCTGCTATATGGTGGAAAGCAAGTAAATGATCTCAGCCGGCATCCTGAGATATGTGTCACCATTGTCACAGGTCCCAATACTGGTAACTGTTCAACTGCTGCGGGTAGATATCAAATCATTAATACCACCTGGTATCAAATTGCGCCTCGCTATCACCCAAAGCCAACACAGTTGATGTTATGGTCTAGTTATAGTTTTGAACCAGAGTATCAAGATGTAGTAGTTTACCGTTGGTTAAATGATTCAAGAGTGTGGGGAACAGATATTTCTCAACTGCTCAGACAGAAAAAGTTAGATGAAGTTTTAAAGCGACTTTCCCCAACTTGGACAAGTTTAGGATATGGAATAGAAACTAATTCTAATACTCGTTTTTTACCTCAAGTTTATCGGAAGTTATTACAAGAAGAATTAAAATAA
- a CDS encoding SDR family oxidoreductase — translation MKVFVAGATGETGRRIVQELVSKKIPVRALVRDEDKAKAILSPEVELFVGDVLQPATLTAALGDSTVIICATGAKPSFDPTGPYKVDFEGTKNLVDIAKTKQIEHFILVSSLCVSQFFHPLNLFWLILVWKKQAEEYIQKSGLTYTIVRPGGLKNEDNSDVIIMQSADTLFDGSIPRQKVAQVCIESMFEPAARNKIIEIIAKPEATPKSFPELFQQIADR, via the coding sequence ATGAAAGTATTTGTAGCAGGGGCAACAGGTGAAACAGGTCGTCGGATAGTACAAGAGCTAGTATCCAAGAAGATTCCCGTTCGGGCGTTGGTACGGGATGAAGATAAAGCTAAGGCTATCTTATCTCCTGAAGTCGAGTTATTTGTAGGCGACGTATTACAACCAGCAACTCTAACTGCTGCATTAGGTGATAGTACGGTGATAATATGCGCCACAGGAGCAAAACCAAGCTTTGACCCCACAGGCCCATATAAAGTAGATTTTGAAGGTACAAAAAATTTAGTAGATATTGCTAAAACCAAACAAATAGAGCATTTTATTTTAGTTTCTTCTTTGTGTGTTTCCCAATTTTTTCATCCACTCAACCTATTTTGGCTAATTTTAGTATGGAAAAAGCAAGCTGAGGAATACATTCAAAAAAGTGGACTGACTTATACAATAGTGCGACCTGGAGGACTGAAAAATGAAGATAACTCTGATGTCATCATCATGCAAAGTGCAGATACCTTATTTGATGGTAGTATCCCTCGGCAAAAAGTAGCCCAAGTTTGTATTGAGTCGATGTTTGAACCCGCAGCACGGAACAAAATTATCGAGATTATCGCTAAACCTGAAGCTACACCAAAAAGTTTTCCGGAATTATTTCAACAAATAGCTGACAGATAA
- a CDS encoding DUF1997 domain-containing protein has product MVTNKWDYQSLDITESVLPMGSSVTVNETPLKEAHVGPSKFRSRYQDCMEMYAPIDQVAEYLCSHSSWFVRCAEPMRVEALGENGYALVIGKFGSFGYEVEPKIGLELLAPEEGKYRIRTIPIPDYQAPGYDVDYNASMHLVEGLEQVTRVEWELDLIVELHFPRFIQRLPHSLIQSTGDRLLNQIVRQVSRRLTRKVQEDFHQSLNIPFHTNSSKKRQ; this is encoded by the coding sequence ATGGTGACAAACAAGTGGGATTATCAATCTTTAGATATAACAGAGTCAGTTTTGCCTATGGGTTCTAGCGTTACTGTCAATGAAACGCCATTAAAAGAGGCTCATGTAGGGCCAAGTAAATTTCGCAGTCGTTATCAGGACTGTATGGAAATGTATGCTCCTATTGATCAGGTGGCTGAGTATCTTTGTAGTCATTCGTCATGGTTTGTCCGCTGTGCTGAACCCATGAGGGTGGAAGCGTTGGGTGAAAATGGTTATGCTTTGGTGATTGGTAAGTTTGGCTCTTTTGGTTATGAGGTAGAACCAAAAATCGGTTTGGAATTGTTGGCCCCAGAGGAGGGTAAATACCGTATCCGTACAATTCCCATCCCTGACTATCAAGCACCTGGTTATGATGTGGATTATAATGCTTCAATGCATTTAGTAGAAGGTTTGGAACAGGTGACGCGGGTAGAATGGGAATTAGATTTGATCGTTGAGCTGCACTTTCCCAGATTTATTCAACGTTTACCACATTCTTTGATTCAATCTACAGGCGATCGCTTACTTAATCAAATTGTTCGCCAAGTCTCCCGTCGTTTAACACGCAAAGTCCAAGAAGATTTTCATCAATCTCTTAATATCCCCTTTCATACTAATTCCTCGAAAAAGCGTCAATAG
- a CDS encoding DUF4079 domain-containing protein, which produces MSLELSPDIKFALNFFHPAIMWILLALSLYAAYLGLQVQRTRNAKGEEKKELIQGKYTIKHYQIGSILLAVMVAGSIGGMAVTYINNGKLFVGPHLLAGLGMTAIIAFSASLSPFMQKGANWARATHILLNFGLLGLFVWQAFSGVEIILRIISKA; this is translated from the coding sequence ATGAGTCTTGAACTTTCTCCAGACATAAAATTTGCTTTAAACTTCTTTCACCCGGCCATCATGTGGATCTTATTGGCACTATCACTTTATGCCGCCTACTTAGGACTGCAAGTACAGCGTACCAGAAATGCCAAGGGCGAAGAAAAGAAAGAACTAATTCAAGGTAAATATACCATCAAGCACTACCAAATCGGCTCAATTCTCTTAGCTGTGATGGTAGCTGGTTCAATTGGTGGCATGGCTGTCACCTACATTAATAATGGTAAATTGTTTGTAGGCCCCCACCTATTAGCCGGTTTGGGCATGACAGCTATAATAGCTTTCTCTGCATCCCTCTCCCCCTTTATGCAAAAAGGGGCAAATTGGGCGCGTGCTACTCATATTTTACTTAATTTCGGACTTTTGGGACTGTTTGTTTGGCAAGCTTTCTCTGGCGTAGAAATTATTCTCAGAATTATTAGTAAAGCATAG